Proteins encoded in a region of the Coffea eugenioides isolate CCC68of chromosome 4, Ceug_1.0, whole genome shotgun sequence genome:
- the LOC113769035 gene encoding uncharacterized protein LOC113769035, producing the protein MHVRKPTSFTDLRTVNGRVCASFHEAADIMGLLQTDNAAELCLSEAVAYQMPNSLRQLFAAILVYCSPKNHAQLWLQFREFLYEDIKRDSSIPIHLVEVKVLQCIDNYLRSMGKSLLDYQLNTSLIQQSQQEMAARDIETERNIAVDESDLRAIDQLNDDQRNAYEQILNVVTSNSSASFFVDGPGGTRKTFLYRALLAKIRSAGGIALATVTSGVAASILPGGCTAHSRFKIPLHDDDSKSCHVGKQTAIAQLIRDAKLIIWEDAKLIIWDEASMAKRKSIERFDEMMRDINDRNLLFGGKTVVFGGDFRQTLPVVTKGYKEDIISASLVMSPIWQQLTKLRLKENMRRSDKNFSDFLLRIGNGTEISNYMNEIKIPAPINLPFVHDTSSVETLVNMVFPDMVAFSSDPSSIVNRAILMTRNDFVHEINDMLINKFPGPQKTYLSFDEVLDTSH; encoded by the coding sequence ATGCATGTGAGGAAGCCAACTTCATTTACGGATTTGAGAACTGTAAATGGACGTGTTTGTGCTTCATTCCATGAAGCTGCGGATATAATGGGACTATTACAAACAGATAATGCAGCCGAGCTGTGTTTATCCGAAGCAGTTGCCTACCAAATGCCCAATTCATTGCGTCAATTATTTGCTGCTATTTTAGTTTATTGCAGCCCAAAGAACCATGCTCAGCTATGGCTACAATTTCGGGAATTCCTATATGAAGATATAAAACGAGATTCTTCAATCCCGATTCATCTTGTAGAAGTGAAAGTACTGCAATGCATTGACAACTACTTGCGATCAATGGGAAAGAGTTTACTTGATTATCAATTGAACACATCACTGATCCAACAATCCCAACAAGAGATGGCAGCAAGAGATATAGAAACTGAAAGGAATATAGCTGTAGATGAGAGTGACCTTCGAGCAATTGATCAACTGAACGATGATCAAAGAAATGCCTATGAACAGATTTTAAATGTTGTTACAAGTAATAGCTCTGCATCATTTTTCGTGGATGGACCGGGAGGTACAAGAAAAACATTTCTATATCGAGCTCTTCTTGCAAAAATAAGATCGGCTGGTGGCATAGCACTTGCAACTGTAACTTCGGGTGTTGCAGCTTCCATCTTGCCTGGAGGCTGTACTGCACACTCGCGATTTAAAATACCCCTGCATGATGACGATTCCAAGAGCTGCCATGTTGGAAAACAAACTGCGATTGCACAATTGATTAGAGATGCAAAGCTTATTATCTGGGAAGATGCAAAGCTTATTATCTGGGATGAGGCAAGTATGGCAAAACGAAAATCAATCGAACGGTTTGATGAAATGATGAGAGATATCAATGATCGCAACCTGTTATTTGGTGGTAAAACTGTGGTTTTCGGAGGAGATTTCCGCCAAACATTACCAGTTGTAACAAAAGGCTATAAAGAAGATATTATTAGTGCAAGCTTGGTCATGTCACCTATATGGCAACAGCTAACAAAGCTAAGGCTAAAGGAAAATATGCGACGTTCAGATAAAAACTTCAGCGATTTTCTACTTCGAATTGGTAATGGTACGGAAATATCAAATTATATGAATGAAATTAAGATCCCAGCACCAATTAATCTACCTTTTGTACACGATACTTCATCGGTGGAAACTTTGGTAAATATGGTATTTCCAGATATGGTGGCATTCAGCAGTGATCCATCGTCAATTGTTAATAGAGCTATCTTGATGACGCGGAATGATTTTGTGCATGAAATCAATGATATGCTAATCAACAAATTCCCAGGTCCACAAAAAACATATCTAAGTTTTGATGAAGTTCTTGATACATCGCACTAA
- the LOC113769034 gene encoding uncharacterized protein LOC113769034, which produces MGRPRKYVSLKEATRERNARRRRQRANANAHANSREYRDTAARTRLSVPIKQPSSGPSSVELRCKSLVNIDTEGVSGRDGHHVGSICSRSNGSSISHARNKRTRQDCAETSVGRMHEYVEEMRIESTALPSTSNSSITGYSRDTCSEPIIAGGSTLSTPANKKCRSVRPGDARQERRKMLATDPLNVVATEPDILPDIPDCQHCKAKKFQFEPPGFCCSSGEIQLLPTEMPRELMMLYLEDSEEAIEFRRCVRSYNNMFAFTSIGVNCDKSLNESYNGIYTFRIQGQMYHFINQLIPDDGEKARNVQLYFFDTEHETVNRLSISNRFQRSLITKLEGILKINPYFAFFRGLHNLPNIDNYKIVLQSSPAVDQKVFNKPTVSQVGAVWTDNCDNGHVTSQHIQVYGKNGKTQIMKHYFSCYDPLQYPLIFASVEPGWHQGINRIARTPNVHGATSCEREVELAPGAGTTPDQLMNAENLDFYRLNDNQTRLRTKLYQSLIDSLSQGESSSSNIGTRIILPGSFIGGPRDMRRRYMDAMSLVQ; this is translated from the exons ATGGGTCGTCCGCGAAAATATGTAAGCTTGAAAGAAGCGACTAGAGAGAGGAATGCGAGGAGGCGCCGGCAGCGTGCCAATGCAAATGCTCATGCCAATTCTAGAGAATACCGAG ATACTGCTGCTAGAACAAGACTTTCTGTACCTATCAAGCAACCTTCCAGCGGTCCTTCATCTGTGGAATTGAGATGTAAGAGTTTGGTCAATATCGATACTGAAGGAGTGAGCGGTCGAGATGGACATCATGTTGGATCGATCTGTTCGCGTTCAAATGGTAGTTCTATCAGTCATGCACGTAACAAAAGAACAAGACAAGATTGTGCAGAAACATCGGTTGGACGAATGCATGAATATGTAGAAGAAATGCGCATAGAATCAACCGCTTTGCCATCGACTTCTAACAGTAGTATTACTGGTTATTCAAGAGATACATGCTCAGAGCCTATCATTGCCGGCGGTAGTACTTTGTCTACGCCAGCAAACAAGAAGTGTAGATCGGTTCGACCAGGTGATGCAAGGCAGGAACGGCGTAAGATGTTGGCAACGGATCCATTGAACGTCGTTGCCACTGAGCCTGATATATTACCGGATATTCCGGATTGCCAGCATTGTAAAGCAAAGAAATTTCAGTTTGAACCACCTGGATTTTGCTGTTCTTCTGGTGAAATCCAGTTACTTCCTACTGAGATGCCAAGAGAACTGATGATGTTGTATCTTGAGGATTCTGAAGAAGCTATTGAATTTCGCAGATGTGTTAGAAGTTATAATAATATGTTTGCATTCACGTCTATTGGGGTGAACTGTGACAAATCATTGAATGAGTCTTATAATGGAATATACACCTTTAGAATTCAAGGTCAAATGTACCACTTTATAAATCAGTTAATCCCTGATGATGGTGAGAAGGCGAGGAATGTGCAGTTATATTTTTTTGATACTGAACATGAAACGGTAAATCGGCTATCCATCTCTAATAGATTTCAACGAAGCCTAATTACTAAACTTGAAGGGATCTTGAAGATTAATCCTTATTTTGCGTTTTTTCGAGGCTTGCACAATCTACCAAACATAGATAATTATAAAATAGTACTGCAATCTAGCCCTGCAGTTGATCAAAAAGTATTCAATAAACCAACTGTATCTCAAGTTGGTGCTGTTTGGACAGATAATTGTGATAATGGGCATGTGACGTCACAACATATTCAGGTTTatggaaaaaatggaaaaactcaGATTATGAAGCATTACTTTAGTTGTTATGATCCTTTACAATACCCGCTCATTTTTGCCAGTGTGGAACCAGGTTGGCATCAAGGTATAAATCGCATTGCTCGAACTCCAAATGTGCATGGAGCAACTTCTTGCGAGAGAGAAGTTGAGCTAGCTCCCGGTGCTGGAACTACACCAGATCAGTTAATGAATGCTGAGAATTTGG ATTTCTATAGGTTGAATGACAATCAGACGCGGCTTCGAACAAAGTTATATCAGAGCCTGATAGATAGTCTCTCACAAGGAGAATCTTCGTCTTCCAATATTGGGACACGGATAATTCTTCCAGGATCATTCATTGGAGGCCCTCGTGATATGAGGCGTCGCTACATGGATGCAATGTCGTTAGTCCAATGA
- the LOC113769032 gene encoding disease resistance protein RPP8-like, with amino-acid sequence MADPVISLVIGRIVDLLNKNSVFLKDVERQVEKLKVDLVWMRCFLKDAEQRQDEDARIRNWVSLVRAAAYDAEDVIEIFASKVESIKDKGFVTRLAYYPWRNVSLNKIGKEIESLQTRLDDIAASREKFGIKNLGEGTSTHGEELQRIRRSVEDKDIVGFEEKTKSLVAELLKEDKNRRLVSIVGMGGAGKTTLAKKVYNHADVRTRFDCRAWVCVSSSYNHKETLRTIIKQLNPITNELLDMLEKMQEQDLEERLRQDLQDKRYLVVLDDVWKEEAWDCLAGAFPDVNASSRLLLTSRNLEVAQHADALSHPCELKTLGQEDSWQLFLKMALGHGANAGCPPDLEEVGREITRRCNGLLLAITVIGGLLVAKKKLKSEWEKVLNNFSTYLSRSQSGVLAILELSYADLSPKLKFCFSYLGLFPEDHVISVRKLIQMWVAEGIIQKRDAKNLEETAAYDVEQLCSRNMVQVAEMAVDERIKSCRVHDLLRELAIRKADDESFFQIHDTRDDEISAKSRYLAVHSLRLDKNYFGSSTPPLRSLLFFNVRYHRKNISLIFKSFRKLRILDLENVNMYFNLPKGIREVRLLRYLNLRGTYIRRLPHSVGCLQYLQTLDIRNSEYRLRVKVSNFIWKLESLRHLYAYWMVCDVPLKIEGLRNLQTLSGIRFEDVMHNNMITLTSLQKLGIVVDDKSEIDKLCMHLSEVGNLKTLHLRCNLDMHWPQSLAGFSRLHHVTELKLVGLDLRMLPPDFPPNLSRLSLRSTYLMDDPMPVLEKLGQLSFLKMKATYFGPQHVVISRDGFQQLKFLELSRLLALDEIKVEKGALPQLRCLRIRSCSRLRKLPEELKHISSLDALELVDMPKDFISRLDADLIDVGNGAMPELRCLRISYCRVLEMLREELKSGKVLRGWG; translated from the coding sequence ATGGCTGACCCTGTTATCTCTCTTGTCATTGGGAGAATTGTTGATCTGCTGAATAAAAACTCTGTTTTTCTGAAAGATGTTGAACGACAAGTTGAGAAACTCAAAGTTGATCTGGTCTGGATGCGGTGTTTCCTGAAGGATGCAGAACAGAGGCAAGATGAAGATGCGAGGATCCGCAACTGGGTTTCTTTAGTCAGAGCTGCGGCCTACGATGCGGAGGATGTCATTGAGATCTTTGCCAGCAAAGTTGAAAGTATAAAAGATAAGGGATTTGTGACTAGATTGGCATATTATCCCTGGCGGAATGTGAGCCTTAACAAGATCGGTAAAGAGATTGAGTCCTTACAGACAAGGCTCGATGACATAGCCGCTAGCCGCGAAAAGTTTGGtataaaaaatcttggagaggGGACGAGTACACATGGAGAAGAGCTTCAACGGATCCGGCGATCGGTTGAGGACAAGGATATAGTGGGCTTCGAGGAGAAAACAAAATCCCTGGTGGCAGAACTTTTGAAAGAGGACAAAAACCGCCGTCTGGTTTCAATCGTCGGCATGGGAGGTGCTGGTAAGACAACTCTAGCCAAAAAAGTTTATAACCATGCTGATGTCAGGACAAGATTCGATTGCCGTGCTTGGGTCTGCGTCTCTTCAAGCTACAATCACAAAGAGACGCTGAGGACAATCATAAAGCAATTAAATCCGATAACTAATGAGCTACTTGACATGTTGGAAAAGATGCAGGAGCAGGACTTGGAAGAAAGGCTCCGTCAAGATCTACAAGACAAGCGTTATCTTGTGGTGCTTGATGATGTATGGAAGGAAGAAGCGTGGGATTGTCTTGCTGGGGCCTTTCCTGATGTTAATGCATCAAGTAGACTGCTACTTACAAGTCGCAATCTGGAGGTTGCCCAACACGCAGATGCTCTTAGCCACCCGTGTGAGTTGAAAACTTTGGGGCAGGAAGACAGCTGGCAGTTGTTTCTCAAAATGGCCTTAGGCCATGGAGCTAATGCTGGGTGTCCTCCGGATTTGGAAGAAGTAGGCAGAGAGATTACAAGAAGATGTAATGGTCTGCTGCTGGCCATCACGGTTATAGGTGGGCTGCTAGTGGCAAAGAAAAAGTTGAAGAGTGAATGGGAGAAAGTTCTCAACAACTTCAGCACATACCTGTCAAGGAGCCAGAGTGGGGTATTAGCAATTCTGGAATTAAGTTATGCAGACCTTTCTCCCAAACTGAAATTTTGCTTTTCGTATTTGGGTTTGTTTCCAGAAGACCACGTGATTTCTGTGCGCAAGTTGATCCAAATGTGGGTTGCAGAGGGAATAATCCAGAAAAGAGATGCAAAAAATTTGGAGGAAACTGCAGCATATGATGTAGAACAACTTTGTAGCAGGAATATGGTCCAAGTGGCGGAAATGGCTGTTGATGAGAGGATTAAAAGCTGCAGAGTCCATGATTTGCTGCGAGAGCTTGCAATCAGAAAGGCAGATGATGAAAGTTTTTTTCAGATCCATGACACCAGAGATGATGAAATATCAGCCAAATCCAGGTACCTTGCTGTTCATAGCCTCCGTCTggataaaaattattttgggtCTTCGACCCCTCCTCTCCGGTCTCTGCTTTTTTTCAATGTCCGCTATCACAGGAAAAACATTAGTCTTATCTTCAAAAGTTTCAGAAAGCTGAGGATACTAGACCTTGAGAATGTTAATATGTACTTTAATTTGCCAAAAGGAATTCGTGAAGTCAGGCTTCTAAGGTACCTCAATTTAAGAGGCACATACATTAGAAGGCTCCCTCATTCCGTCGGTTGCTTGCAATACCTACAAACTCTTGACATTCGGAACTCTGAATATCGATTACGAGTGaaagtttcaaatttcatttggaagcttgaaagtttaCGGCATCTATATGCGTATTGGATGGTATGTGATGTGCCTCTTAAGATTGAAGGATTGAGGAATCTCCAGACTCTGTCAGGCATACGCTTTGAGGACGTTATGCACAATAACATGATAACTTTGACAAGTCTTCAGAAACTGGGGATTGTAGTGGATGACAAGTCAGAGATAGACAAACTCTGCATGCATTTATCTGAGGTTGGAAACCTAAAGACGCTACATCTTCGTTGTAATTTAGACATGCATTGGCCACAATCTCTAGCTGGATTTTCTAGGCTCCATCATGTAACAGAGCTTAAGCTAGTCGGGCTGGATTTGAGAATGCTGCCTCCTGATTTCCCTCCAAATCTCTCTCGCTTGTCTTTGAGATCCACGTATCTCATGGATGACCCAATGCCAGTACTGGAGAAGTTGGGACAGCTGTCGTTCCTAAAAATGAAAGCTACATATTTTGGACCACAGCATGTGGTCATTTCTAGGGACGGGTTTCAGCAATTGAAATTCCTTGAGCTCAGCCGCCTACTTGCTTTGGATGAAATAAAGGTGGAGAAAGGTGCATTGCCACAGCTCCGGTGCCTGAGAATCAGGAGCTGCAGCAGATTACGGAAGTTGCCGGAAGAGCTGAAGCACATATCTAGTCTTGATGCGCTTGAGCTTGTGGACATGCCGAAAGATTTCATCAGTAGGCTTGATGCGGACCTG